A genomic region of Candidatus Micrarchaeota archaeon contains the following coding sequences:
- the polX gene encoding DNA polymerase/3'-5' exonuclease PolX translates to MSNNKKIAKMFREIADILEYEQVKWKPRAYRRAAATLETLSVNVSEIYEKEGLKGLDALPGVGKDLAAKIKEFLETGKMKDYEELKKKYPIDFDSLTAVPGLGPKKVIKLYKFLGVKTLEDLKLAVKQHRIKRLPGFGEKSELEIAKGLEMIEKMKGRMLLGNSLPLAEKIADYIRNVEGVKRVEIVGSVRRMKETNGDIDILTIARYPRLVMDRFVKAPWVAEVEVKGPAKTTVFLDEGIECDLRVFKEEEFGAAMLYFTGSKAHNIKLRKIAIEKGYKLNEYGLYDRMGRRVASRTEEEIYEHLGLKQWIPPEIREDEGEIEAAIEGTLPKLVGYDEIKGDLQIHTTWSDGTGSVEDMVRAAERMGYEYIVITDHSRMGLAVAKGLEKRKDFEKQREEIESIDTKMDVYAGVEANILPNGHLDVSDDILSELDFVCAGVHSRFRMSKTGMTNRLIRAIKNDYVDVIVHPTGRLIGEREPYLFDYDKVFEEAAERGVLFEVNAFPTRLDLPPHLVRLSKKYGVKLSVGTDSHSTDHLRYMRFGIGTARRGWATAEDIANTMNGREFRNWLKKRKNRKH, encoded by the coding sequence ATGTCAAACAATAAAAAGATTGCTAAGATGTTCAGAGAGATTGCCGATATTTTGGAATACGAACAAGTGAAATGGAAGCCGCGCGCCTACCGGCGCGCGGCTGCAACGTTAGAAACGTTATCGGTAAACGTTAGCGAGATCTACGAAAAAGAAGGGTTGAAAGGGTTGGATGCGTTACCGGGCGTGGGTAAAGATTTAGCGGCAAAGATCAAAGAGTTCCTGGAAACGGGCAAAATGAAAGATTACGAAGAGTTGAAGAAGAAGTACCCGATCGATTTCGATTCGTTGACAGCCGTGCCGGGTTTGGGACCTAAGAAGGTGATAAAACTCTACAAGTTCTTGGGTGTGAAAACGTTAGAGGACCTAAAACTTGCGGTCAAACAACACAGGATTAAAAGGTTGCCCGGGTTCGGTGAAAAAAGCGAACTGGAGATCGCAAAAGGGTTGGAGATGATCGAGAAGATGAAGGGTAGGATGTTGCTCGGTAACTCGTTACCTCTTGCAGAGAAGATCGCCGATTACATACGAAACGTGGAAGGTGTCAAACGTGTTGAGATCGTCGGTTCTGTGAGACGTATGAAGGAAACCAACGGTGACATAGACATACTGACAATAGCTCGGTACCCGCGTCTCGTAATGGACAGGTTTGTGAAGGCGCCGTGGGTTGCAGAGGTGGAGGTGAAAGGTCCTGCCAAAACTACCGTATTTCTTGATGAAGGGATAGAATGCGACCTCAGGGTGTTCAAAGAGGAAGAGTTCGGTGCGGCAATGTTGTATTTCACAGGGTCAAAAGCCCACAACATAAAACTTCGCAAGATCGCTATAGAGAAGGGATACAAACTCAACGAGTACGGTTTGTACGACCGTATGGGTCGTCGTGTGGCATCACGAACCGAAGAAGAGATATACGAACACCTCGGTTTAAAACAATGGATACCGCCGGAAATAAGAGAAGATGAAGGCGAGATAGAGGCCGCGATAGAGGGTACGCTACCCAAACTTGTCGGATACGACGAAATAAAGGGAGACCTCCAGATCCACACTACCTGGAGCGACGGGACAGGTTCGGTAGAGGATATGGTACGCGCGGCGGAGAGGATGGGTTACGAATACATCGTAATAACCGACCACAGCAGGATGGGGTTGGCGGTGGCAAAAGGGTTGGAGAAAAGGAAAGATTTTGAAAAACAGAGGGAGGAGATAGAATCGATAGATACAAAGATGGATGTGTACGCGGGTGTCGAAGCAAACATACTACCTAACGGACATCTGGATGTATCCGATGACATATTATCGGAACTGGATTTCGTATGCGCAGGAGTGCATTCACGGTTTCGCATGAGTAAAACCGGGATGACTAACAGGTTGATCAGGGCTATCAAAAACGATTACGTTGATGTTATCGTACATCCTACCGGGAGACTGATCGGTGAACGCGAACCCTACCTGTTCGATTACGATAAAGTGTTCGAAGAAGCAGCGGAACGCGGCGTCCTGTTTGAGGTCAACGCGTTCCCGACCAGGTTAGACCTACCTCCGCATTTGGTCAGGTTATCGAAAAAGTACGGTGTAAAACTTTCCGTAGGGACCGATTCGCATTCAACGGATCACCTGAGATACATGAGGTTCGGGATAGGCACTGCGCGGAGGGGTTGGGCTACTGCGGAAGACATCGCGAACACAATGAACGGTAGAGAGTTCAGGAACTGGCTCAAGAAAAGAAAGAACAGGAAACACTGA
- a CDS encoding MBL fold metallo-hydrolase, with protein sequence MRVLPIAYDSLGVRSTCTFVETDTTVLIDPGAALGPSRYGLPPSPPEEAALERSIRKIRTYAKKSKIITISHYHYDHYLPDENIYANKVLLIKHPTKFINKSQKERAARFLEFIDDTPERIEFVAGDKETTEQFEFGKTTMYTSPPVPHGFKPTLGYVMMCAIVFRGETFIHASDVQGPQTDEATNWIIDHNPDVLYLSGFPTIFLGWRFPKRNLVKSNENLIRILTETDVKTIILEHHLLRDLHYKQKIGPVLETAERLGKYVVTAAEFNGKEPVLLEAMRKELWEEYRKTSSTSKRSVKSVGRKKKRA encoded by the coding sequence ATGCGCGTGTTACCTATTGCGTACGATTCGTTAGGTGTGCGTAGCACATGCACCTTTGTTGAAACGGACACAACCGTACTGATCGACCCGGGAGCGGCACTCGGTCCCTCACGTTACGGTCTACCGCCGTCACCACCTGAAGAGGCTGCACTGGAACGGTCTATCCGGAAGATCCGCACCTATGCGAAGAAGAGTAAGATAATAACGATTTCGCATTACCATTACGACCATTATTTGCCCGACGAGAACATATACGCTAACAAGGTACTGCTTATCAAACATCCCACCAAGTTCATCAATAAATCGCAGAAGGAACGTGCAGCCAGGTTCCTGGAGTTCATAGACGATACGCCTGAGCGGATAGAGTTTGTGGCCGGTGATAAAGAAACGACTGAACAGTTCGAATTCGGCAAGACAACAATGTACACGTCTCCTCCTGTCCCGCACGGTTTCAAACCGACTTTGGGTTACGTGATGATGTGTGCGATAGTGTTCAGAGGAGAAACGTTTATCCATGCTTCGGATGTGCAAGGTCCGCAGACTGATGAAGCTACGAACTGGATCATCGACCACAACCCAGATGTGTTGTACCTTTCCGGATTTCCAACGATCTTCCTCGGTTGGCGGTTTCCGAAACGTAACCTGGTTAAAAGCAATGAGAACCTGATCAGGATCCTTACCGAAACCGATGTTAAGACGATCATCCTTGAACATCATTTACTCCGTGATTTACATTACAAACAGAAGATCGGACCTGTGTTAGAGACGGCAGAGAGATTGGGGAAATACGTGGTCACAGCGGCAGAGTTCAACGGTAAGGAACCCGTACTGTTGGAAGCCATGAGAAAAGAGTTGTGGGAAGAATACCGTAAAACATCGTCAACTTCTAAACGGTCCGTGAAATCTGTTGGAAGGAAAAAGAAGAGGGCATAG